A portion of the Malania oleifera isolate guangnan ecotype guangnan chromosome 3, ASM2987363v1, whole genome shotgun sequence genome contains these proteins:
- the LOC131151598 gene encoding uncharacterized mitochondrial protein AtMg00810-like encodes MISNLKLKQSDSAFLDDSTSYRRLIGRLLSLTMTRPDLSYSIQVLSQLTQFMDKPTQSHMDAAYQVLKYIKGTPGQGIFFPSSSSLHLKAYSDSDWASCPDTRRSVTGYCVFLGDSLISWKSKKQTTISRSSAEAEYRALASTSCELVWLISLLKYFGIDHKQAA; translated from the coding sequence ATGATTTCCAATCTAAAGCTTAAACAATCGGATTCAGCTTTTCTTGATGATTCAACAAGCTACAGGAGATTGATAGGGCGGCTCCTGTCTCTTACTATGACAAGACCAGATTTATCCTACTCAATTCAAGTCTTGAGTCAGTTGACTCAGTTTATGGACAAACCGACACAAAGCCATATGGATGCAGCTTATCAGGTTCTAAAGTACATCAAAGGGACACCAGGTCAAGGGatcttctttccttcttcttcatcattaCATTTGAAGGCATATAGTGATTCAGATTGGGCATCTTGTCCTGACACAAGACGTTCAGTCACTGgatattgtgtttttcttggtgatTCTTTGatttcatggaaatcaaagaaacaaacaACTATTTCCAGGTCATCGGCGGAGGCTGAGTATAGGGCACTTGCATCTACAAGTTGTGAACTTGTATGGTTGATATCCTTGTTGAAATATTTTGGTATTGATCATAAACAAGCAGCTTAA
- the LOC131151597 gene encoding putative E3 ubiquitin-protein ligase LIN-2 isoform X2: protein MSHNFSTPIHSSSSSSLASSHHQERLDLDSIRVVVILINQRILEFLEDAATRNSLKLRCSSYLKTHKQEFFEFSEHSVLSNLYWGIESIEAAIQTEWPAEKAMRLRNSERMLQVSALLDEHGVTAGISNKYLVCCSYFYLSLVWRLQREEWQVALHFLQALLVSPRLVQREFAPGLCDKLFLSGFTSGKQVGRRRHSGSTSSVDFSEDESGEVIRQMARRYKDWLVYYQIMLYGETSWPKCGRISLHSPDNESQISVHGKYRHKKFISSETSNSIEYRHSFQTRYCFEKVYPLDPQKNTTNDTAEEDEAFVRIPDSKDHRKATTSMDQVNSWDIKVSSESKCLQDMLKESQSDATISTSSCDDDSSPDDSEANADDNDSSNITARINIDNLQVEICDRYLYSKMEAPCSCSKPGYRDTSISPAAPGHPQHRESNEVNVFHSSVRHNKSQALPNSHTEGKTTQRRLSPHDFQLVDCTASTSLSNHKFTQMDQQPSDSRKRQSSSSQNKLNEVCLQPAKDAHGELMEIFEKAISKLCFSEGLRKCDEHYTVEVTTIYEMLNNKPGIKYAMLKDVILDQLVTAISTSKEDAVIRTAVSIVTTIVSGNKLVIEEMRKKGLQLCHLACALKRNIHEAAMLIYLANPSPIEIRTLELLPTLVEIVSTSSSYKSTSASLQLTPPAASLMIIEVLVTAFDHATNNIHLAAINSPQVLSGLLNAARNDNLEDFISLANIFVRCMHFDGKCRKHVSQFTPVAPFICILRSNKKRAKFIALEFFHEILRMPRSSSISLLQQMQKEGNGNIMHMLRSYVQQLESEHQLLAANLLLQLDMLENSSSKSTFREEAMEVLLKSVASEKGSASQILSAFILSNIGGTYAWTGEPYTVAWLVKKAGLSSKYCRSMIRNFDWLDQSLQDASIEKWCSKIARSIIKIGNPVFHALEKGLRSKIKMVSRDCLATIAWLGCEIARSPDNLRYSACEILLNGIEQFLHPGFEFEERLLACLCFYNYTSGKGMEKLIHCSEGVKESLRRLSNRTWMAEELLKVADYFTPNKSRISCVHTQILEAGHKCSGSVSALIYYKGELYSGYSDGSIKVWEIKGHSATLVREMKEHKKAVTCFSLFEPGDSLLSGSADKTIRVWQKVQQKLECAEVIETKEPIQNLDTYAQLIFIIFQTNELKVIDASRTSRDICKSKHVKCMRVAQRKIYIGCTDSSIQELAITSNLEQEIKRPSKSWRLQSRPINSIVVYKDWLYSASTTVEGSNLQEWRRHHQPQMSIVTGKRTNVLAMEVVEDFIYLNCSLSTSILQIWLRGTWQKVGRLSAGSRITSLLAANDIILCGTEAGIIKGWIPL from the exons ATGTCTCACAATTTCAGCACCCCCATccattcttcctcttcttcttccttggCTTCATCCCATCACCAGGAGAGGTTAGACCTCGATTCCATCCGGGTAGTTGTCATCTTAATCAATCAGCGCATACTTGAATTCCTTGAAGATGCTGCAACCCGGAATTCTCTAAAATTGAGGTGCTCCTCCTATCTCAAGACTCACAAGCAGGAATTCTTTGAATTTTCTGAACACTCGGTGCTTTCAAATCTCTACTGGGGTATTGAGAGCATTGAAGCTGCAATTCAGACTGAATGGCCCGCAGAAAAAGCCATGCGGTTGAGGAATTCAGAGCGTATGCTTCAAGTCTCTGCACTGCTTGATGAGCATGGAGTCACAGCCGGAATCTCAAACAAATACTTGGTTTGTTGCTCCTACTTCTACCTGTCTCTGGTATGGAGGCTTCAAAGGGAAGAATGGCAGGTTGCACTACACTTTCTTCAAGCTCTGTTGGTCTCGCCGAGGCTTGTTCAAAGAGAATTTGCTCCTGGACTTTGCGATAAACTGTTCCTTTCAGGCTTTACGTCTGGAAAGCAGGTGGGGAGAAGAAGACACTCAGGGTCCACGTCTTCAGTAGATTTCAGTGAGGATGAGTCTGGTGAGGTGATAAGGCAGATGGCTAGGAGATACAAGGACTGGTTGGTCTACTATCAGATCATGTTATATGGAGAGACATCTTGGCCGAAATGTGGACGCATTAGTCTTCATTCCCCAGACAATGAATCACAAATTTCTGT GCACGGGAAGTACAGGCACAAGAAGTTCATCAGCTCAGAAACTTCAAATTCAATTGAATATAGACACAGCTTTCAAACTCGTTACTGT TTTGAGAAGGTGTATCCACTTGATCCTCAAAAAAATACAACCAATGACACGGCAGAGGAAGATGAGGCGTTTGTACGCATTCCAGACTCTAAAGATCATAGAAAAGCTACCACAAGTATGGACCAAGTTAACAGTTGGGATATCAAAGTAAGTTCAGAATCCAAATGCCTCCAGGATATGCTAAAGGAATCACAATCAGATGCAACAATTTCAACCAGTTCATGTGATGATGATTCTTCACCAGATGATTCAGAG GCAAATGCAGATGACAATGACAGCTCAAATATAACTGCAAGAATAAATATAGATAATCTACAAGTGGAAATCTGTGATCG CTACCTTTACAGTAAGATGGAAGCTCCTTGCTCTTGTTCAAAGCCAGGGTACAGGGATACATCAATATCTCCCGCAGCTCCAGGACATCCACAGCACAGGGAGTCAAATGAAGTAAATGTATTCCACAGCTCCGTCAGACATAATAAATCACAAGCTCTTCCCAATTCCCATACAGAAGGAAAGACAACTCAGAGGAGATTGTCACCCCATGATTTCCAACTCGTTGATTGTACAGCATCTACATCTCTGTCAAATCATAAATTCACCCAGATGGATCAGCAGCCAAGTGATTCAAGGAAAAGGCAAAGTTCAAGTAGCCAAAACAAGTTGAATGAAGTTTGTCTACAACCTGCTAAAGATGCGCATGGTGAACTAATGGAAATTTTTGAGAAAGCAATTTCAAAACTATGCTTCTCAGAAGGATTAAGAAAATGTGATGAACATTACACTGTAGAAGTTACAACTATATATGAGATGTTGAACAATAAACCTGGAATAAAATATGCTATGTTGAAGGATGTAATTTTAGATCAACTGGTAACTGCAATTTCAACTTCCAAAGAAGATGCAGTAATAAGGACAGCAGTGTCTATAGTTACAACCATTGTTTCAGGGAACAAGTTGGTTATAGAAGAGATGAGGAAGAAAGGCTTACAATTATGCCATTTAGCATGTGCtttaaaaagaaatattcatGAGGCAGCCATGCTTATCTATTTAGCAAACCCATCTCCTATAGAAATTAGAACCTTAGAACTTCTACCAACATTAGTGGAGATTGTGAGCACTTCAAGTAGCTACAAGAGTACATCAGCATCCCTTCAATTGACACCTCCTGCAGCATCTTTGATGATTATTGAAGTATTAGTAACTGCATTTGACCATGCTACAAATAATATTCATTTGGCTGCAATCAATTCGCCCCAAGTTCTTTCTGGGCTCTTGAATGCTGCAAGAAATGACAATCTTGAGGATTTTATCTCTTTGGCCAATATTTTTGTAAGGTGTATGCATTTTGATGGAAAATGCAGAAAACATGTCTCACAATTTACTCCTGTGGCTCCATTTATCTGTATTCTAAGGAGCAACAAGAAGCGTGCCAagttcattgcactagagttttTCCATGAAATTCTTCGCATGCCAAG aTCATCAAGCATCAGTTTATTGCAGCAGATGCAGAAGGAAGGAAATGGCAACATCATGCACATGCTGAGGTCCTATGTCCAACAATTAGAATCTGAGCACCAACTTTTGGCAGCAAATTTATTGCTTCAATTAGACATGCTG GAAAACTCATCCAGCAAGAGTACATTTAGAGAAGAGGCTATGGAAGTCCTCCTTAAGTCAGTGGCCTCTGAAAAAGGCTCTGCTTCACAGATATTATCAGCATTCATTTTATCAAATATTGGTGGAACTTATGCTTGGACAGGGGAACCATACACAGTAGCATGGTTGGTAAAAAAGGCTGGTTTGTCCTCAAAGTATTGCAGGAGTATGATAAGAAATTTCGACTGGTTGGATCAAAGCCTACAG GATGCTAGCATAGAAAAATGGTGCAGCAAGATTGCCAGAAGCATTATTAAAATTGGGAATCCTGTCTTCCATGCTTTGGAGAAAGGACTAAGGAGCAAGATAAAAATGGTTTCTAGGGACTGTCTCGCGACTATTGCATGGCTTGGATGTGAAATTGCAAGGAGTCCTGACAACCTGAGATATTCTGCATGTGAGATTTTACTCAATGGAATTGAGCAATTCTTGCATCCAGGATTCGAGTTTGAAGAAAGACTTTTAGCATGTCTATGTTTTTACAACTACACTTCTGGTAAAG GCATGGAAAAATTAATTCACTGTTCAGAAGGAGTGAAGGAGTCATTGAGACGCCTTTCAAACAGAACATGGATGGCAGAGGAATTACTGAAAGTAGCTGATTATTTCACGCCCAATAAATCG CGTATTTCATGTGTCCACACGCAAATTCTGGAGGCGGGTCATAAATGCAGTGGATCTGTAAGCGCTCTTATTTACTACAAAGGAGAGCTATACAGTGGATACTCAGATGGCTCAATTAAG GTATGGGAAATCAAGGGGCATTCAGCTACCCTTGTAAGGGAGATGAAGGAGCACAAGAAGGCTGTGACATGCTTTTCACTTTTTGAACCAGGGGACAGCCTTTTGAGTGGATCAGCTGATAAAACTATTAGG GTTTGGCAAAAAGTCCAACAGAAACTGGAGTGTGCAGAAGTTATAGAGACAAAGGAACCAATTCAAAATTTAGACACTTATGCGCAATTGATTTTCATCATCTTCCAGACCAATGAATTGAAG GTAATTGATGCATCAAGAACAAGCAGAGATATTTGCAAGAGTAAACATGTGAAGTGCATGAGGGTGGCTCAGAGAAAGATATACATTGGCTGTACAGATTCGAGCATACAG GAGTTAGCTATAACAAGCAACCTTGAGCAAGAGATCAAACGACCATCAAAGAGTTGGAGACTACAAAGCAGGCCAATAAATTCAATAGTCGTTTATAAGGATTGGCTTTATAGTGCAAGCACAACAGTTGAAGGTTCAAATCTCCAG GAATGGAGAAGACACCACCAGCCCCAAATGTCAATAGTGACTGGGAAACGTACAAATGTTCTTGCAATGGAAGTAGTGGAAGACTTCATATACTTAAACTGTAGCTTATCAACGAGCATCCTTCAG ATATGGTTGAGAGGGACATGGCAGAAAGTAGGAAGATTATCAGCAGGCAGCAGGATAACAAGCCTCCTGGCTGCCAATGACATTATACTATGCGGTACCGAGGCAGGGATAATCAAG GGCTGGATCCCCCTCTAG
- the LOC131151597 gene encoding putative E3 ubiquitin-protein ligase LIN-2 isoform X1, producing MSHNFSTPIHSSSSSSLASSHHQERLDLDSIRVVVILINQRILEFLEDAATRNSLKLRCSSYLKTHKQEFFEFSEHSVLSNLYWGIESIEAAIQTEWPAEKAMRLRNSERMLQVSALLDEHGVTAGISNKYLVCCSYFYLSLVWRLQREEWQVALHFLQALLVSPRLVQREFAPGLCDKLFLSGFTSGKQVGRRRHSGSTSSVDFSEDESGEVIRQMARRYKDWLVYYQIMLYGETSWPKCGRISLHSPDNESQISVHGKYRHKKFISSETSNSIEYRHSFQTRYCFEKVYPLDPQKNTTNDTAEEDEAFVRIPDSKDHRKATTSMDQVNSWDIKVSSESKCLQDMLKESQSDATISTSSCDDDSSPDDSEANADDNDSSNITARINIDNLQVEICDRYLYSKMEAPCSCSKPGYRDTSISPAAPGHPQHRESNEVNVFHSSVRHNKSQALPNSHTEGKTTQRRLSPHDFQLVDCTASTSLSNHKFTQMDQQPSDSRKRQSSSSQNKLNEVCLQPAKDAHGELMEIFEKAISKLCFSEGLRKCDEHYTVEVTTIYEMLNNKPGIKYAMLKDVILDQLVTAISTSKEDAVIRTAVSIVTTIVSGNKLVIEEMRKKGLQLCHLACALKRNIHEAAMLIYLANPSPIEIRTLELLPTLVEIVSTSSSYKSTSASLQLTPPAASLMIIEVLVTAFDHATNNIHLAAINSPQVLSGLLNAARNDNLEDFISLANIFVRCMHFDGKCRKHVSQFTPVAPFICILRSNKKRAKFIALEFFHEILRMPRSSSISLLQQMQKEGNGNIMHMLRSYVQQLESEHQLLAANLLLQLDMLENSSSKSTFREEAMEVLLKSVASEKGSASQILSAFILSNIGGTYAWTGEPYTVAWLVKKAGLSSKYCRSMIRNFDWLDQSLQDASIEKWCSKIARSIIKIGNPVFHALEKGLRSKIKMVSRDCLATIAWLGCEIARSPDNLRYSACEILLNGIEQFLHPGFEFEERLLACLCFYNYTSGKGMEKLIHCSEGVKESLRRLSNRTWMAEELLKVADYFTPNKSRISCVHTQILEAGHKCSGSVSALIYYKGELYSGYSDGSIKVWEIKGHSATLVREMKEHKKAVTCFSLFEPGDSLLSGSADKTIRVWQKVQQKLECAEVIETKEPIQNLDTYAQLIFIIFQTNELKVIDASRTSRDICKSKHVKCMRVAQRKIYIGCTDSSIQELAITSNLEQEIKRPSKSWRLQSRPINSIVVYKDWLYSASTTVEGSNLQEWRRHHQPQMSIVTGKRTNVLAMEVVEDFIYLNCSLSTSILQIWLRGTWQKVGRLSAGSRITSLLAANDIILCGTEAGIIKVCEQNPSHSNIIHSSFINSSIV from the exons ATGTCTCACAATTTCAGCACCCCCATccattcttcctcttcttcttccttggCTTCATCCCATCACCAGGAGAGGTTAGACCTCGATTCCATCCGGGTAGTTGTCATCTTAATCAATCAGCGCATACTTGAATTCCTTGAAGATGCTGCAACCCGGAATTCTCTAAAATTGAGGTGCTCCTCCTATCTCAAGACTCACAAGCAGGAATTCTTTGAATTTTCTGAACACTCGGTGCTTTCAAATCTCTACTGGGGTATTGAGAGCATTGAAGCTGCAATTCAGACTGAATGGCCCGCAGAAAAAGCCATGCGGTTGAGGAATTCAGAGCGTATGCTTCAAGTCTCTGCACTGCTTGATGAGCATGGAGTCACAGCCGGAATCTCAAACAAATACTTGGTTTGTTGCTCCTACTTCTACCTGTCTCTGGTATGGAGGCTTCAAAGGGAAGAATGGCAGGTTGCACTACACTTTCTTCAAGCTCTGTTGGTCTCGCCGAGGCTTGTTCAAAGAGAATTTGCTCCTGGACTTTGCGATAAACTGTTCCTTTCAGGCTTTACGTCTGGAAAGCAGGTGGGGAGAAGAAGACACTCAGGGTCCACGTCTTCAGTAGATTTCAGTGAGGATGAGTCTGGTGAGGTGATAAGGCAGATGGCTAGGAGATACAAGGACTGGTTGGTCTACTATCAGATCATGTTATATGGAGAGACATCTTGGCCGAAATGTGGACGCATTAGTCTTCATTCCCCAGACAATGAATCACAAATTTCTGT GCACGGGAAGTACAGGCACAAGAAGTTCATCAGCTCAGAAACTTCAAATTCAATTGAATATAGACACAGCTTTCAAACTCGTTACTGT TTTGAGAAGGTGTATCCACTTGATCCTCAAAAAAATACAACCAATGACACGGCAGAGGAAGATGAGGCGTTTGTACGCATTCCAGACTCTAAAGATCATAGAAAAGCTACCACAAGTATGGACCAAGTTAACAGTTGGGATATCAAAGTAAGTTCAGAATCCAAATGCCTCCAGGATATGCTAAAGGAATCACAATCAGATGCAACAATTTCAACCAGTTCATGTGATGATGATTCTTCACCAGATGATTCAGAG GCAAATGCAGATGACAATGACAGCTCAAATATAACTGCAAGAATAAATATAGATAATCTACAAGTGGAAATCTGTGATCG CTACCTTTACAGTAAGATGGAAGCTCCTTGCTCTTGTTCAAAGCCAGGGTACAGGGATACATCAATATCTCCCGCAGCTCCAGGACATCCACAGCACAGGGAGTCAAATGAAGTAAATGTATTCCACAGCTCCGTCAGACATAATAAATCACAAGCTCTTCCCAATTCCCATACAGAAGGAAAGACAACTCAGAGGAGATTGTCACCCCATGATTTCCAACTCGTTGATTGTACAGCATCTACATCTCTGTCAAATCATAAATTCACCCAGATGGATCAGCAGCCAAGTGATTCAAGGAAAAGGCAAAGTTCAAGTAGCCAAAACAAGTTGAATGAAGTTTGTCTACAACCTGCTAAAGATGCGCATGGTGAACTAATGGAAATTTTTGAGAAAGCAATTTCAAAACTATGCTTCTCAGAAGGATTAAGAAAATGTGATGAACATTACACTGTAGAAGTTACAACTATATATGAGATGTTGAACAATAAACCTGGAATAAAATATGCTATGTTGAAGGATGTAATTTTAGATCAACTGGTAACTGCAATTTCAACTTCCAAAGAAGATGCAGTAATAAGGACAGCAGTGTCTATAGTTACAACCATTGTTTCAGGGAACAAGTTGGTTATAGAAGAGATGAGGAAGAAAGGCTTACAATTATGCCATTTAGCATGTGCtttaaaaagaaatattcatGAGGCAGCCATGCTTATCTATTTAGCAAACCCATCTCCTATAGAAATTAGAACCTTAGAACTTCTACCAACATTAGTGGAGATTGTGAGCACTTCAAGTAGCTACAAGAGTACATCAGCATCCCTTCAATTGACACCTCCTGCAGCATCTTTGATGATTATTGAAGTATTAGTAACTGCATTTGACCATGCTACAAATAATATTCATTTGGCTGCAATCAATTCGCCCCAAGTTCTTTCTGGGCTCTTGAATGCTGCAAGAAATGACAATCTTGAGGATTTTATCTCTTTGGCCAATATTTTTGTAAGGTGTATGCATTTTGATGGAAAATGCAGAAAACATGTCTCACAATTTACTCCTGTGGCTCCATTTATCTGTATTCTAAGGAGCAACAAGAAGCGTGCCAagttcattgcactagagttttTCCATGAAATTCTTCGCATGCCAAG aTCATCAAGCATCAGTTTATTGCAGCAGATGCAGAAGGAAGGAAATGGCAACATCATGCACATGCTGAGGTCCTATGTCCAACAATTAGAATCTGAGCACCAACTTTTGGCAGCAAATTTATTGCTTCAATTAGACATGCTG GAAAACTCATCCAGCAAGAGTACATTTAGAGAAGAGGCTATGGAAGTCCTCCTTAAGTCAGTGGCCTCTGAAAAAGGCTCTGCTTCACAGATATTATCAGCATTCATTTTATCAAATATTGGTGGAACTTATGCTTGGACAGGGGAACCATACACAGTAGCATGGTTGGTAAAAAAGGCTGGTTTGTCCTCAAAGTATTGCAGGAGTATGATAAGAAATTTCGACTGGTTGGATCAAAGCCTACAG GATGCTAGCATAGAAAAATGGTGCAGCAAGATTGCCAGAAGCATTATTAAAATTGGGAATCCTGTCTTCCATGCTTTGGAGAAAGGACTAAGGAGCAAGATAAAAATGGTTTCTAGGGACTGTCTCGCGACTATTGCATGGCTTGGATGTGAAATTGCAAGGAGTCCTGACAACCTGAGATATTCTGCATGTGAGATTTTACTCAATGGAATTGAGCAATTCTTGCATCCAGGATTCGAGTTTGAAGAAAGACTTTTAGCATGTCTATGTTTTTACAACTACACTTCTGGTAAAG GCATGGAAAAATTAATTCACTGTTCAGAAGGAGTGAAGGAGTCATTGAGACGCCTTTCAAACAGAACATGGATGGCAGAGGAATTACTGAAAGTAGCTGATTATTTCACGCCCAATAAATCG CGTATTTCATGTGTCCACACGCAAATTCTGGAGGCGGGTCATAAATGCAGTGGATCTGTAAGCGCTCTTATTTACTACAAAGGAGAGCTATACAGTGGATACTCAGATGGCTCAATTAAG GTATGGGAAATCAAGGGGCATTCAGCTACCCTTGTAAGGGAGATGAAGGAGCACAAGAAGGCTGTGACATGCTTTTCACTTTTTGAACCAGGGGACAGCCTTTTGAGTGGATCAGCTGATAAAACTATTAGG GTTTGGCAAAAAGTCCAACAGAAACTGGAGTGTGCAGAAGTTATAGAGACAAAGGAACCAATTCAAAATTTAGACACTTATGCGCAATTGATTTTCATCATCTTCCAGACCAATGAATTGAAG GTAATTGATGCATCAAGAACAAGCAGAGATATTTGCAAGAGTAAACATGTGAAGTGCATGAGGGTGGCTCAGAGAAAGATATACATTGGCTGTACAGATTCGAGCATACAG GAGTTAGCTATAACAAGCAACCTTGAGCAAGAGATCAAACGACCATCAAAGAGTTGGAGACTACAAAGCAGGCCAATAAATTCAATAGTCGTTTATAAGGATTGGCTTTATAGTGCAAGCACAACAGTTGAAGGTTCAAATCTCCAG GAATGGAGAAGACACCACCAGCCCCAAATGTCAATAGTGACTGGGAAACGTACAAATGTTCTTGCAATGGAAGTAGTGGAAGACTTCATATACTTAAACTGTAGCTTATCAACGAGCATCCTTCAG ATATGGTTGAGAGGGACATGGCAGAAAGTAGGAAGATTATCAGCAGGCAGCAGGATAACAAGCCTCCTGGCTGCCAATGACATTATACTATGCGGTACCGAGGCAGGGATAATCAAGGTGTGTGAACAGAACCCTTCTCATTCTAACATCATTCATTCTAGTTTCATTAATTCATCAATTGTTTAA